The following proteins are co-located in the Synechococcus sp. PROS-U-1 genome:
- a CDS encoding oxidoreductase encodes MGWSTADIPNQQGRVALITGANSGLGLETARALKSCGATVVLACRSARKADAAKQALLQERDGGAVDLLDLDLADLASVQRAANTIGERFECLDLLINNAGVMAPPRRTTAQGHELQFGVNHLGHMALTQALLPLMQNRPDPRVVTVTSGAQYFGKIRWDDPSWSKGYDRYGAYGQSKLANVMFALELDARLREQGSPIRSLAAHPGIARTELQPTAIASVGNPFEALAYRLMDPLFQSASMGALPQLHAATAASAQGGEHYGPEQFGGLRGAPALCRVAPTASQPAERQRLWSLSEQLILG; translated from the coding sequence ATGGGTTGGTCCACTGCTGACATCCCGAACCAGCAGGGGCGCGTTGCTCTGATCACCGGAGCCAACAGCGGCCTGGGCCTCGAAACCGCGCGTGCCTTGAAGAGCTGCGGGGCCACCGTGGTGCTGGCTTGCCGCAGCGCTCGCAAAGCGGACGCTGCCAAACAAGCCTTACTGCAGGAACGCGATGGAGGAGCAGTGGATCTGCTGGACCTGGATCTGGCGGACCTGGCCAGCGTCCAACGGGCGGCGAACACCATCGGCGAGCGCTTTGAATGCCTGGATCTGCTGATCAACAACGCTGGAGTGATGGCACCGCCGCGGCGCACCACCGCCCAGGGGCATGAACTGCAGTTCGGTGTGAATCATCTGGGACATATGGCCCTGACCCAGGCGCTGCTGCCGCTGATGCAGAACCGGCCCGACCCCCGCGTTGTGACGGTGACCTCCGGGGCTCAGTACTTCGGCAAAATCCGCTGGGACGACCCCAGTTGGAGCAAGGGCTACGACCGCTATGGGGCCTATGGCCAAAGCAAACTCGCCAATGTGATGTTTGCCCTCGAGCTGGATGCACGCCTGCGCGAGCAGGGCAGCCCCATCCGCTCCCTGGCGGCCCATCCGGGCATCGCACGCACCGAACTTCAACCCACCGCGATCGCCAGCGTTGGCAACCCCTTTGAGGCCCTGGCCTACCGGCTGATGGATCCTTTGTTTCAAAGCGCCAGCATGGGCGCCCTGCCGCAACTGCATGCCGCCACCGCTGCTTCGGCGCAAGGAGGCGAGCACTATGGCCCTGAGCAATTCGGTGGATTGCGGGGTGCTCCTGCGCTCTGCCGTGTTGCGCCGACTGCGAGCCAACCCGCCGAACGGCAGCGGCTCTGGAGCTTGAGTGAGCAGCTGATCCTTGGCTGA
- a CDS encoding mechanosensitive ion channel family protein translates to MITEITSETTTWLGYLQRGSVLLQVGLFVAAISSESRLKRKLSSPLIASLSHLIVPATLLASATVLTAVGVTAGYLQYLSLLWMIWRCVEPTKQLILNRFPKVPVEEIDKSFFRPILLVFTILTFFQMLGSRESLSLISLGDVFGVTLTIGKLFTALVIVYLVITLASRPAAFAAWLGGGFFGIKPQGRKALEVILRYSVIGIGVMGVAYYIGINGTALVAVAGGLSVGIGFGIKEIISNFISSLWLLFEGSVRPGEILMINGDPCTVRKLGLRATQLRRGRDGAELLIPNQNFFTQEAESYTAEETSRRDVVMVGAAYHHEPKQVIAILEEVAHQHEKILQYPPPAAFTVDFADSSINYKLLFWVRNPLEAFGVGSDLRQAIWTAFEENGIGIPFPQRQVYPMEWPPSKDQTLRIGATANQLQVEDATPEDQPNSTGEAT, encoded by the coding sequence ATGATCACCGAAATCACTTCTGAAACCACGACCTGGCTGGGCTATCTGCAACGGGGTTCCGTGCTCCTTCAAGTGGGCTTGTTCGTCGCGGCCATTAGCAGCGAATCCCGGCTCAAGCGCAAGCTCAGTAGCCCACTGATCGCCAGCCTGAGCCATCTCATTGTGCCAGCAACGCTACTTGCCAGCGCCACCGTTTTGACAGCTGTTGGCGTCACCGCTGGCTATCTGCAGTATTTGTCCCTACTTTGGATGATCTGGCGCTGTGTGGAACCAACAAAGCAACTCATTCTCAACCGCTTCCCCAAAGTTCCGGTGGAAGAAATCGATAAATCATTTTTCCGACCCATTCTCTTGGTGTTCACAATCCTCACTTTTTTCCAGATGCTGGGGAGCCGAGAATCACTATCGCTTATTTCCCTTGGCGATGTCTTCGGGGTGACACTCACCATCGGCAAATTGTTCACCGCCCTAGTGATTGTGTATCTGGTGATCACCCTTGCCAGCCGACCGGCAGCCTTCGCTGCCTGGCTGGGGGGCGGCTTCTTTGGCATCAAGCCCCAGGGCCGCAAAGCCCTCGAAGTGATTCTTCGCTACTCGGTGATCGGCATCGGCGTGATGGGGGTGGCGTACTACATCGGAATCAATGGCACCGCCCTGGTGGCCGTAGCCGGAGGCCTCTCCGTGGGCATCGGCTTCGGCATCAAGGAGATCATCTCCAACTTCATCAGCAGCCTTTGGCTTTTGTTTGAGGGCTCAGTGCGTCCCGGAGAAATCCTGATGATCAATGGGGATCCCTGCACTGTGCGAAAGCTTGGGCTGCGCGCCACCCAATTGCGCCGCGGCCGCGACGGGGCGGAATTACTCATCCCCAACCAGAACTTCTTCACCCAAGAGGCCGAGTCGTACACCGCTGAGGAAACCTCACGCCGCGACGTGGTGATGGTTGGAGCGGCCTATCACCACGAGCCCAAACAGGTCATTGCAATCTTGGAAGAGGTAGCCCACCAGCACGAAAAAATCCTCCAATACCCACCACCAGCAGCATTCACGGTGGATTTTGCGGATTCCTCGATCAACTACAAGCTGCTGTTCTGGGTGCGCAACCCACTCGAAGCATTTGGTGTGGGGAGTGATTTGCGCCAAGCCATCTGGACGGCTTTTGAAGAGAACGGCATCGGCATCCCCTTCCCACAACGCCAGGTGTACCCAATGGAGTGGCCTCCCTCAAAAGATCAAACCCTGCGCATTGGTGCTACCGCCAATCAATTGCAAGTGGAAGACGCCACCCCAGAGGACCAGCCCAACTCAACGGGCGAGGCGACTTAG
- a CDS encoding extracellular solute-binding protein — translation MGLIRIQHLALGIALTALTAGCSSWRPPVVIKVVRTINNSETISSKDYERLREITEDAIDHIRSVDPTIRPQLTLSSQKNFVDEIEDQTRSGFGPDLLITDSDTALELYKRKLVDPIVISLEDRADTPSYLFDLVTAKDGQLVGRPVNQFVQLACFNKERLPSPPQTLEQMEQDSEENNFGMALQLKDLFWSAESFDAGEAMEAALAKLPPDAERQANVTAWLHWLENASYQQNIRFLNDQRTLRDALVAGELDWITCWSSNLRELREQMKDKLALAPLPKGPSTKLKAATKLQVWALGRNSSPTQREKSLVMIDFITKPWAQKTYALAGRNSLPVNRKAAKIVAAKIPGGTEALVMYAQESLKANAAKGQSKARVFRDPERYEAISDALLDTIYDVSSPEESSQKILKSLRESDS, via the coding sequence ATGGGGCTAATCCGGATCCAGCATCTGGCCCTGGGCATCGCGCTGACTGCCCTTACAGCAGGTTGCAGCAGTTGGCGTCCACCGGTCGTGATCAAGGTGGTTCGCACGATCAATAACTCAGAAACGATCTCCAGTAAGGACTACGAACGGCTGCGGGAGATCACTGAAGACGCCATTGATCACATCAGAAGTGTGGATCCCACCATCCGCCCTCAACTAACCCTGTCCTCCCAGAAAAATTTTGTTGATGAGATTGAAGATCAGACCCGTAGCGGCTTTGGCCCAGATCTGCTGATCACCGATAGCGACACAGCACTCGAGTTGTACAAGCGCAAGTTGGTAGATCCGATTGTCATCTCTCTTGAAGATCGTGCTGATACACCGAGCTATCTGTTCGACCTCGTCACAGCCAAGGACGGGCAACTGGTGGGCCGTCCGGTGAATCAGTTTGTGCAGTTGGCCTGCTTCAACAAGGAGCGATTGCCCTCTCCTCCCCAGACCCTTGAGCAGATGGAACAAGACAGCGAAGAAAACAACTTCGGCATGGCACTTCAGCTGAAAGATCTGTTCTGGAGTGCTGAATCATTTGACGCTGGCGAAGCCATGGAAGCCGCACTCGCGAAGCTACCTCCGGATGCTGAACGCCAGGCCAACGTGACCGCTTGGTTGCACTGGCTGGAAAACGCGAGCTATCAGCAAAACATTCGCTTTCTGAACGATCAGCGCACCCTCCGCGACGCCTTGGTGGCTGGAGAGCTGGATTGGATCACTTGCTGGAGCAGCAACCTGCGGGAATTGAGAGAGCAAATGAAAGACAAACTTGCGCTCGCCCCTCTCCCCAAAGGGCCTTCAACCAAGCTAAAAGCCGCCACCAAACTGCAGGTGTGGGCGCTTGGACGCAACTCCAGCCCAACGCAGCGAGAGAAATCCTTGGTGATGATCGATTTCATCACCAAACCCTGGGCGCAAAAAACTTATGCACTCGCAGGGCGCAATTCATTGCCCGTGAACCGCAAAGCCGCGAAGATCGTTGCCGCCAAAATCCCCGGCGGCACAGAAGCCTTGGTGATGTATGCACAGGAGTCGCTGAAGGCAAATGCCGCCAAAGGGCAATCCAAAGCGCGCGTGTTTCGCGATCCGGAGCGTTATGAAGCCATCTCGGATGCTCTGCTGGACACGATCTACGACGTCAGCTCCCCAGAGGAATCGAGTCAAAAAATCCTGAAAAGTTTGCGGGAGAGCGACTCATGA
- a CDS encoding valine--tRNA ligase encodes MPELAKTYDPVGTEARWQQAWDDQGAFYPDPTTPGEPFSVVIPPPNVTGSLHMGHAFNTALIDTIVRYQRLAGKNVLCLPGTDHASIAVQTILEKQLKEEGKTRHDLGRDAFLERAWQWKAESGGRIVGQLRRLGYSVDWKRQRFTLDEGLSEAVKEAFVRLHEQGLIYRGEYLVNWCPASGSAVSDLEVDMKEVDGHLWHFRYPLSSGEGHLEVATTRPETMLGDTAVAVNPTDERYAHLVGQTLTLPFVGREIPIVADDHVEKDFGTGCVKVTPAHDPNDFAIGQRHGLPQITVMRKNGTMNQKAGQFEGLDRFEARKAVVAGLEELGLLVKVEDYRHSVPYSDRGKVPVEPLLSTQWFVKTEPLAARCREALEKQDPRFIPERWEKVYRDWLTDIRDWCISRQLWWGHRIPAWFVISETGGKYTDTTPYVVARNEAEALEKAKEEYGATAEIEQDEDVLDTWFSSGLWPFSTLGWPDASSADLQRWYPTSTLVTGFDIIFFWVARMTMMAGAFTGEMPFQDVYIHGLVRDEQNRKMSKSAGNGIDPLLLIERYGTDALRFALVREVAGAGQDIRLDYDRKKDTSATVEASRNFANKLWNATRFALMNLGGDTPAQLGDPDPGALQLADRWILSRLARVNRETAERYSNYGLGEAAKGLYEFAWNDVCDWYLELSKRRLNPGENASAEALTDQRVAKQVLAKVISQMHLMLHPLMPHLTEELWHSVTGEPETTFLALQPWPALDEAALDDALEASFAELIGAIRVVRNLRAVAGLKPSQSVPVRFVTGRSELAAVLTRAAADVTALTRAESVAVMTPTEADAAPVAKALAGVSGELQVLLPIEGLVDLDALKGRLEKDIAKAEKEIKGLAGRLGNPNFADKAPPEVVAECQANLAEKQAQADLARKRLSDLS; translated from the coding sequence GTGCCCGAACTGGCCAAGACCTACGACCCGGTTGGCACGGAGGCCCGCTGGCAACAGGCCTGGGACGACCAGGGAGCGTTCTATCCCGACCCGACCACCCCTGGTGAACCGTTCTCTGTGGTGATCCCGCCGCCGAACGTGACCGGCAGCCTGCACATGGGACATGCCTTCAATACGGCTCTGATCGACACGATCGTGCGCTATCAGCGGCTGGCCGGAAAGAACGTGCTTTGCCTCCCTGGCACCGACCACGCTTCGATCGCGGTGCAGACGATCCTCGAGAAGCAGCTGAAGGAGGAGGGCAAGACCCGCCATGATCTGGGGCGCGACGCTTTTCTGGAGCGGGCCTGGCAGTGGAAGGCCGAGAGCGGTGGCCGCATCGTTGGCCAGCTGCGCCGTCTGGGCTACTCCGTTGATTGGAAGCGCCAGCGCTTCACCCTTGATGAGGGGCTCAGTGAGGCGGTGAAAGAGGCCTTCGTGCGGCTGCATGAGCAGGGGCTGATCTACCGCGGTGAATACCTGGTGAATTGGTGCCCCGCCTCGGGCTCGGCGGTGAGCGATCTGGAGGTGGACATGAAGGAGGTGGACGGTCACCTCTGGCATTTCCGTTATCCCCTCAGCAGCGGTGAAGGCCATCTGGAGGTGGCCACCACCCGGCCCGAAACGATGTTGGGCGATACGGCGGTGGCGGTGAATCCCACCGATGAGCGCTATGCCCACCTGGTGGGTCAGACCCTCACGCTGCCGTTTGTGGGTCGGGAGATTCCGATCGTGGCCGACGACCACGTGGAGAAAGACTTCGGCACCGGCTGCGTCAAGGTGACGCCGGCTCACGACCCCAACGATTTCGCCATCGGCCAGCGCCACGGTCTGCCCCAGATCACGGTGATGCGCAAGAACGGCACGATGAATCAGAAGGCAGGTCAGTTCGAGGGGCTCGATCGCTTTGAGGCCCGCAAGGCCGTGGTGGCCGGCTTGGAGGAGCTGGGGCTGCTGGTGAAGGTGGAGGACTATCGCCACAGCGTTCCCTATTCCGATCGCGGCAAGGTGCCGGTGGAGCCGTTGCTGTCCACCCAGTGGTTTGTCAAAACCGAGCCTTTGGCGGCCCGCTGCCGCGAAGCGCTGGAGAAGCAGGATCCACGCTTCATCCCGGAGCGTTGGGAGAAGGTTTACCGCGACTGGCTCACCGACATCCGCGATTGGTGCATCAGCCGCCAGCTCTGGTGGGGGCATCGCATCCCCGCCTGGTTCGTGATCAGCGAGACCGGCGGCAAATACACCGACACCACGCCCTACGTGGTGGCCCGCAACGAAGCCGAAGCCCTGGAGAAGGCCAAGGAGGAGTACGGCGCGACGGCGGAGATCGAGCAGGACGAGGACGTGCTCGACACCTGGTTCTCCAGTGGCCTCTGGCCTTTCTCCACCCTGGGTTGGCCGGATGCAAGCAGCGCTGACCTGCAGCGCTGGTACCCCACCAGCACCCTGGTGACGGGCTTCGACATCATCTTTTTCTGGGTGGCCCGGATGACAATGATGGCCGGCGCCTTCACCGGCGAGATGCCCTTCCAGGACGTCTACATCCACGGCCTGGTGCGGGACGAGCAGAACCGCAAGATGAGCAAGAGCGCCGGCAACGGCATCGATCCGCTGCTGCTGATCGAGCGTTACGGCACCGATGCCCTGCGCTTCGCCCTGGTGCGGGAAGTGGCTGGTGCCGGTCAGGACATCCGTCTGGATTACGACCGCAAGAAGGACACCTCCGCCACGGTGGAGGCCTCGCGCAACTTCGCCAACAAGCTCTGGAACGCCACCCGATTCGCCCTGATGAACCTGGGCGGCGACACCCCGGCCCAGCTGGGGGATCCCGACCCCGGTGCCCTCCAGCTGGCTGATCGTTGGATCCTGTCGCGCCTGGCCCGGGTGAATCGGGAGACGGCCGAGCGCTACAGCAATTACGGCCTGGGTGAAGCGGCCAAGGGGCTCTATGAATTCGCCTGGAACGACGTCTGTGACTGGTATCTGGAGCTGAGCAAGCGCCGGTTGAATCCCGGTGAGAACGCCTCGGCGGAGGCTCTCACCGATCAGCGGGTGGCCAAGCAGGTGCTGGCCAAGGTGATCAGCCAGATGCACCTGATGCTGCATCCGCTGATGCCCCACCTCACCGAGGAGCTTTGGCACAGCGTCACGGGTGAGCCGGAGACCACCTTCCTGGCGCTGCAGCCCTGGCCGGCGCTCGATGAAGCGGCTCTGGATGATGCGCTGGAAGCCTCGTTCGCTGAGCTGATCGGTGCCATCCGCGTGGTGCGCAACCTGCGCGCCGTGGCAGGCCTCAAGCCCTCCCAATCGGTGCCGGTGCGCTTCGTCACCGGCCGCAGCGAGCTGGCAGCGGTACTCACTAGGGCTGCGGCCGACGTCACGGCGTTGACCCGGGCGGAGTCGGTCGCGGTGATGACACCAACAGAGGCCGATGCCGCTCCGGTGGCCAAGGCCCTGGCGGGGGTGAGCGGTGAGCTGCAGGTGCTGCTGCCGATTGAAGGCTTGGTGGACCTTGATGCGCTGAAGGGTCGCCTCGAGAAAGACATCGCCAAGGCGGAGAAGGAGATCAAGGGTCTGGCGGGCCGGCTGGGCAACCCCAACTTCGCCGACAAGGCGCCGCCGGAGGTGGTGGCGGAATGCCAGGCCAACCTGGCGGAGAAGCAGGCCCAGGCCGATCTGGCCCGCAAGCGCTTGTCGGACCTGAGCTGA
- a CDS encoding extracellular solute-binding protein has protein sequence MKLRFGAGLLLLALILSGCSVLPKTAPVMLYLAMVSGNDDRISSATQKEARRRVDLIVSSFRKLYPNVRVQVALYQRSKLSSELRKRSRADLGPDLVLTDVQQAKELLLEGITDPLPRSQRSRRQTDPTILKQVRLKDGRLAGQPLLMFPQMACFNTGVINNPPKSLNDLLQVGAAGARVGLSVAMHEVLWTAGSLNTLPALAAASRGQTLSPTQRERITTWLTWLQQASNQRNLTFFENQSQLTTLLGNQELDWISCTSDMLFRLRKRLGDDLGVSPLPSGPDATASPVNRLRVLALGRDSSKNQRSMAIALSEYVTNPLVQRNISLLSMSFVPVNPDVIIPTKSSKTLAALEQALKDTQKQGDDLAAVDGNRPLTQRMTKVLIPLVFGDSQPKNSADELVPIMRSES, from the coding sequence GTGAAGCTTCGGTTCGGAGCGGGTCTGCTGCTTCTTGCCCTGATCCTGAGTGGCTGCAGCGTGCTTCCCAAAACAGCGCCCGTGATGCTCTACCTGGCGATGGTGAGCGGTAATGACGACCGCATCAGCAGTGCCACCCAGAAAGAGGCAAGACGCCGTGTCGATCTGATCGTGTCCAGTTTTCGAAAGCTATACCCGAATGTTCGGGTGCAAGTGGCTCTCTACCAGCGCTCCAAACTGTCGTCAGAGTTGCGCAAGCGCAGCCGGGCAGATCTTGGCCCTGATCTGGTGCTGACCGATGTCCAACAAGCGAAAGAACTGCTCCTCGAAGGCATAACAGATCCTCTGCCGAGAAGTCAGCGAAGCAGGAGGCAGACCGATCCCACCATTCTGAAGCAGGTGCGTCTCAAGGATGGGCGCCTGGCAGGGCAACCCTTGTTGATGTTTCCCCAGATGGCCTGCTTCAACACCGGAGTGATCAACAATCCTCCGAAAAGCTTGAACGATCTGCTGCAAGTCGGAGCAGCAGGCGCCCGGGTGGGCCTATCCGTGGCCATGCACGAAGTGTTGTGGACAGCAGGCAGCCTCAACACCTTGCCAGCACTAGCAGCGGCATCCCGCGGGCAGACGCTGTCCCCGACCCAACGCGAACGCATCACCACCTGGCTGACCTGGCTGCAACAGGCGAGCAATCAACGCAATCTCACTTTTTTTGAAAACCAAAGTCAGCTGACCACGCTGCTGGGAAATCAAGAATTGGATTGGATCAGCTGCACGTCAGACATGCTGTTTCGCTTACGAAAACGACTCGGCGACGACCTTGGCGTTTCCCCTTTACCCAGTGGACCCGACGCAACCGCTTCACCCGTGAATCGGCTCCGCGTTCTTGCTTTGGGCCGAGACTCCAGTAAAAACCAACGCTCCATGGCAATCGCCCTGAGCGAATACGTCACCAATCCGCTGGTGCAGAGGAATATTTCGCTGTTGTCGATGTCATTTGTACCGGTCAATCCCGATGTCATCATCCCAACGAAAAGCTCAAAAACCCTCGCTGCACTTGAGCAGGCACTCAAAGACACTCAAAAGCAAGGTGACGACTTAGCCGCTGTGGATGGAAATCGTCCACTGACCCAGCGGATGACCAAAGTGCTCATTCCACTTGTTTTCGGCGACAGCCAACCCAAAAACAGCGCAGATGAACTCGTGCCAATCATGAGAAGCGAGTCATGA
- a CDS encoding 2OG-Fe(II) oxygenase — MNLIGHYSNAGFEAVADAVAEFYGRREDLRRPGVAFGADGDAEPAKQSTDISLVAIDRSEPESFALSQLIFRGVTAGLDRYLQERPLFRQCCPQQSLFVNPIFNLQHYAPGEGFKRWHCDWTISDEATEPVHRVLAWILYCNDVEEAGTEFHWQGHHEPAERGKLVIFPAGPSHIHRGRVSERASKLIATGWINAGCQEDYLSRLAR, encoded by the coding sequence ATGAATCTGATCGGCCACTACAGCAATGCCGGCTTCGAGGCGGTGGCTGACGCCGTGGCGGAGTTTTACGGCCGTCGTGAGGATCTGAGACGACCCGGGGTCGCTTTTGGTGCAGACGGGGATGCGGAACCCGCCAAACAGAGCACTGACATCAGCTTGGTGGCGATTGATCGCTCGGAACCCGAATCCTTTGCGCTTTCACAACTGATTTTTCGTGGCGTGACAGCAGGGTTGGATCGCTATCTGCAGGAGCGACCGCTGTTCCGCCAGTGCTGCCCTCAGCAGAGCCTGTTTGTGAATCCGATCTTCAATCTTCAGCACTACGCCCCGGGGGAAGGGTTCAAGCGTTGGCACTGTGATTGGACCATCAGCGATGAGGCCACTGAGCCGGTGCACCGGGTGCTGGCCTGGATTCTTTATTGCAACGACGTGGAGGAGGCGGGCACCGAGTTTCATTGGCAGGGCCACCATGAACCGGCAGAGCGGGGCAAGCTGGTGATCTTCCCTGCTGGTCCTTCTCACATTCACCGGGGACGGGTGAGCGAGCGAGCCAGCAAGCTGATCGCCACCGGTTGGATTAACGCCGGATGCCAGGAGGACTATCTAAGTCGCCTCGCCCGTTGA
- a CDS encoding mechanosensitive ion channel family protein — MNQLFWEVVGWLGYLQRTSIIFQLSLIIVFVVYWRLVRRHITIKKLPKTLHLLIAPAGLSLISVVLKSLGWDAGLLSYMSLGWLGWNLLSLLHELLQKLIPPQRVHELQSRLIRPMYLITVALMFINRLDSLNDLSVIEIGQLFGIALTIGKLFTSLLMSYLLLVGTGPPAAGLAWLLQKMLGYSEGSRKAVELIIRYVVVGIGITALGFHLGLNGTALVAIAGGLSVGLGFGIKEVFSNFISGIWLLFEGSVRPGEVLMIDNDPCEVRKLGLRATVLWRDRDNAELLIPNQMFFTDQATSYTASDRMRRSEIRIGAAYRHDPRQVLQLLEATARQVPRVLNHPAPRALQVRFGDSAIEYSLRYWIADPMSNIGILSEVNQAIWTAFQQEGIEIPFPQQVNTIRETPRPRSWQDAQDSPEQPSR; from the coding sequence ATGAATCAACTGTTCTGGGAAGTCGTTGGCTGGCTGGGATATTTGCAACGCACCTCGATTATTTTTCAGCTGTCGCTGATCATTGTCTTTGTCGTCTACTGGCGACTCGTTCGGCGTCATATAACAATAAAAAAACTTCCAAAAACCCTCCACCTGCTTATCGCCCCAGCAGGCCTCAGCCTGATCAGCGTCGTACTCAAAAGCCTCGGCTGGGATGCAGGATTGCTCTCTTACATGAGCCTGGGGTGGCTTGGATGGAATTTACTGAGCTTGCTGCACGAACTCCTGCAAAAGCTGATACCCCCGCAAAGGGTGCATGAACTTCAATCTCGGCTGATCAGGCCGATGTACTTGATTACAGTGGCACTGATGTTTATCAATCGGCTCGACAGCCTGAACGATTTATCAGTAATTGAAATAGGCCAACTGTTTGGCATCGCACTAACCATTGGCAAGCTATTCACATCTCTTCTGATGAGCTATCTGCTGCTCGTGGGCACGGGCCCACCAGCCGCAGGTCTGGCCTGGTTATTGCAAAAAATGCTCGGGTATTCCGAAGGAAGTCGCAAGGCCGTGGAATTGATCATCCGCTACGTGGTTGTTGGCATCGGAATTACGGCGTTGGGATTTCACCTCGGGCTGAATGGCACCGCATTGGTGGCGATCGCGGGCGGACTATCGGTTGGGTTGGGTTTCGGGATCAAGGAAGTCTTTTCAAACTTCATCAGTGGTATCTGGCTGTTGTTCGAAGGATCTGTTCGTCCAGGAGAAGTGCTGATGATCGACAACGACCCCTGTGAAGTTCGAAAGCTCGGCCTCAGAGCCACTGTGTTGTGGCGCGATCGAGACAACGCCGAACTTCTGATTCCCAATCAGATGTTCTTCACAGATCAAGCCACTAGCTACACCGCCAGTGACCGAATGCGCCGCAGCGAGATCCGCATCGGTGCTGCATACCGGCATGATCCGCGCCAGGTGCTTCAGCTGCTCGAGGCAACCGCCAGGCAAGTGCCCAGGGTGTTGAACCATCCAGCCCCAAGAGCCTTGCAGGTGCGATTTGGAGACTCAGCGATCGAATACTCGCTGCGTTACTGGATCGCCGATCCCATGAGCAACATCGGGATCCTGAGTGAGGTCAACCAGGCGATCTGGACGGCCTTTCAACAGGAGGGAATCGAAATTCCATTCCCCCAGCAAGTGAACACCATTCGAGAGACGCCTCGGCCCAGGAGCTGGCAAGACGCTCAGGACAGCCCTGAACAACCCTCACGTTGA
- a CDS encoding protein phosphatase, with the protein MDSADATGLQATLFDFAIAELVRQHRESFQPLWTAESWVKLLIWLSLNCGSSGDEAGMARFVEALGPSLTTRMRRVFFERELESLDLQVMADPAEQQVLVLPMGPGVPLDLERAATVIERVQLQAHVVPDRERWQQLDAAVAIPRLEAVA; encoded by the coding sequence ATGGATTCCGCTGATGCCACTGGCCTGCAGGCCACGCTGTTCGATTTCGCCATTGCTGAGCTGGTGCGGCAACACCGGGAGAGCTTCCAGCCCCTGTGGACAGCGGAAAGTTGGGTGAAGCTACTGATCTGGTTGTCGTTGAATTGCGGCAGCTCTGGGGATGAAGCCGGAATGGCCCGTTTCGTCGAGGCGCTCGGTCCAAGCCTCACGACCCGGATGCGAAGGGTTTTCTTTGAACGGGAGCTGGAGTCCCTCGATCTCCAGGTGATGGCTGACCCGGCTGAACAGCAGGTGCTGGTTCTGCCGATGGGGCCTGGTGTGCCGCTCGATCTTGAGCGCGCTGCCACGGTGATCGAGCGGGTGCAGCTGCAGGCCCATGTGGTGCCTGATCGGGAGCGTTGGCAACAGCTCGATGCTGCCGTGGCCATTCCCCGATTGGAGGCTGTGGCATGA